From the Salinimicrobium tongyeongense genome, one window contains:
- the pgmB gene encoding beta-phosphoglucomutase, giving the protein MKNSKGIIFDLDGVIVDTAKFHYLAWRKMANDLGFDITLEQNEQLKGVSRVHSLQQILSWGNKTVSETEFERLMTSKNEDYLSRIAHMDEADLLPGVKKVLDYLTENNIPFALGSASKNARPILKGLGIEERFTAIVDGNDVTKAKPDPEVFLIAAEELGLPPKDCIVFEDSVAGVEAANIAGMLSIGIGDKDILKEADYNFADFTQIDIDFIEKILRK; this is encoded by the coding sequence ATGAAGAATTCAAAAGGAATAATATTCGACCTGGACGGGGTAATCGTAGATACTGCCAAATTTCATTATCTGGCGTGGAGAAAAATGGCCAATGATCTGGGCTTCGACATTACGCTCGAGCAAAATGAGCAATTAAAAGGAGTGAGCAGGGTACATTCCCTTCAGCAAATATTAAGCTGGGGAAATAAAACAGTGAGTGAGACCGAATTTGAGCGCCTCATGACCTCCAAAAATGAAGATTATCTCTCAAGGATCGCCCATATGGATGAGGCCGACCTGCTTCCCGGCGTGAAAAAGGTGCTTGACTATTTAACTGAAAACAACATTCCCTTTGCCCTGGGTTCGGCAAGTAAAAATGCCCGTCCCATCTTAAAAGGTCTGGGAATTGAAGAGCGGTTTACAGCCATTGTAGACGGAAATGATGTGACCAAAGCCAAACCAGATCCCGAGGTATTTCTCATTGCTGCAGAAGAACTTGGCCTGCCACCCAAAGACTGTATTGTTTTTGAAGATTCCGTTGCAGGAGTTGAGGCAGCCAATATAGCCGGAATGCTTAGCATAGGGATAGGAGATAAAGATATTCTGAAAGAAGCGGATTATAATTTCGCCGATTTCACACAAATAGATATTGATTTTATAGAAAAAATACTTAGAAAGTAA